The following coding sequences are from one Shewanella eurypsychrophilus window:
- the aroB gene encoding 3-dehydroquinate synthase encodes MKQIQVELGVRSYPIVIGQDLLSCGEHFARYLQDKKVLIVTNDTIAPLYLESLQSILSNFDCVEPVVLPDGEQYKTLEQLDDIFTSLLQQNLGRDTVLVALGGGVIGDMTGFAAASYQRGIDFIQVPTTLLSQVDSSVGGKTAVNHPLGKNMIGAFYQPKFVLIDTNCLDTLPAREFAAGMAEVIKYGIIWDADFFQWLENNVSQLKSLDKETLEYAISRCCEIKADVVAQDETERGVRALLNLGHTFGHAIEAEMGYGVWLHGEAVSAGTVLAANTARLMGLIDESIVCRITNLFETFDLPISHPDSMNFEQFIKHMRRDKKVLKGQVRLVLPDSIGKAGVYSNVTDEILEQVIRRP; translated from the coding sequence ATGAAACAAATTCAGGTTGAACTCGGAGTAAGAAGTTACCCCATTGTTATTGGCCAGGATTTGCTGAGTTGTGGCGAGCATTTTGCTCGCTACCTCCAAGACAAAAAAGTACTAATTGTTACGAATGACACCATAGCGCCTCTTTATTTAGAGTCGTTACAATCAATATTATCTAATTTTGACTGTGTTGAACCCGTTGTATTACCTGATGGTGAGCAATATAAAACACTGGAACAATTGGATGATATATTCACCTCATTGTTACAGCAAAACTTGGGTCGGGACACTGTTCTCGTTGCCTTAGGTGGCGGTGTAATTGGTGACATGACAGGCTTTGCAGCTGCCAGTTATCAAAGAGGTATTGATTTTATTCAGGTCCCAACGACACTGCTATCGCAAGTAGATTCTTCTGTTGGCGGAAAAACAGCAGTCAATCACCCATTGGGTAAGAATATGATAGGTGCTTTCTATCAACCTAAATTTGTGTTGATAGATACTAACTGTCTGGATACGCTTCCAGCCAGAGAGTTTGCAGCAGGCATGGCAGAGGTCATTAAATATGGCATTATTTGGGATGCTGATTTCTTTCAGTGGTTAGAAAATAATGTTTCCCAATTAAAGTCATTGGATAAAGAAACCTTAGAGTATGCCATCAGCCGTTGTTGTGAGATAAAGGCTGATGTAGTTGCTCAAGATGAAACAGAGCGAGGAGTGCGAGCACTGCTTAACCTGGGACATACTTTTGGGCATGCTATCGAAGCTGAAATGGGCTATGGGGTTTGGTTGCATGGCGAAGCAGTTTCTGCTGGCACAGTACTTGCTGCCAATACTGCAAGACTGATGGGCTTGATAGATGAGTCAATTGTTTGTCGAATTACTAATTTGTTCGAAACATTTGATTTACCTATTTCTCATCCTGATTCAATGAATTTTGAACAGTTCATTAAGCATATGCGGCGAGATAAGAAGGTTCTTAAAGGTCAAGTTAGGCTCGTGCTTCCCGATAGCATTGGGAAAGCTGGAGTTTATAGCAATGTGACCGATGAGATACTCGAACAGGTTATTCGTCGCCCCTAG
- a CDS encoding pilus assembly protein PilP codes for MRFIFTCFSCLFLTACVGDRSDLELFVTTTKAQHVAHIPPLKETPKFEHFVYQADLMRSPFVPPSRELTEEVIDTTKNCTQPDLKRRKGRLETYALDNLKMRGTLSESESIWALVETNDGSVYRLGIGEYLGLYNGRIAKVTQQMVEIIELIPDGSGCWTERLSNMELSGG; via the coding sequence ATGAGATTTATTTTTACTTGTTTCTCTTGTCTTTTTTTAACAGCTTGTGTTGGCGACCGCAGCGATTTAGAGTTATTTGTTACCACGACGAAGGCGCAACATGTTGCACATATTCCGCCTTTAAAGGAAACGCCAAAGTTTGAACACTTTGTCTATCAAGCTGATTTGATGCGTAGCCCATTCGTTCCTCCTTCGAGAGAATTAACTGAAGAGGTTATTGATACGACGAAAAATTGTACCCAGCCCGACCTTAAAAGACGTAAAGGGCGCTTAGAGACGTATGCACTGGATAATCTAAAAATGCGCGGAACTCTAAGTGAGTCCGAGTCGATATGGGCCTTAGTTGAAACTAATGATGGTAGCGTTTATCGATTAGGTATTGGTGAGTATTTAGGGCTTTATAATGGCCGTATAGCTAAAGTTACTCAGCAAATGGTCGAAATTATTGAATTAATACCAGATGGTTCTGGTTGCTGGACTGAAAGGTTGAGCAACATGGAACTTTCTGGCGGATAA
- a CDS encoding type IV pilus secretin PilQ translates to MESSAAIKNFLNVSNFARTFGAFALIISASYASAENRLVDIKYHSVVDHQLELQLIFENEVTSPEIDLNASPAQIILGFSESVSGLEKDSLPVNTVGVENINVTQVDGMMRVMVALNKVKAYKGKLVGNTYNLTINDEVAERGETAANPFINGIKNIDFRRTSEGGGELLVQLNNRTVAANVQQVGSKLELQLYNTDISSDFLYVMDVQDFATPVRSFETFKEEMTTRVVIDISGQYEFNYKQEGSLFRLSIKKSEKLKVAKEEKKYDGRSLSLNFQSISVRTVLQIIADYNNFNLVTSDTVEGDITLRLDDVPWDQALDLILQTKGLDKRIEGNILMIAPSEELAIRESQQLKNQLEVKELAPLYSEYLQINYAKASDIAELLKSEDSSLLTSRGSAAVDERTNTLLVRDTEETLENVHRLIEVLDIPIRQVLIEARMVTVKDDVSEDFGIQWGITDQQGDKGTSGSLKGAEDIANGLIPALADRLNVALPAPAGAASIAFHVAKLADGTILDMELSALEQENKGEIIASPRIMTSNQKAAYIEQGVQIPYVESSSSGASTVSFKKAVLSLRVTPQITPDNRVILDLEITQDSQGKVVATPLGEAVSIDTQRIGTQVLVDHGETIVLGGIYQQNLISRVSKVPILGDIPFVGFLFRSTSDKNERQELLIFVTPKIISEEL, encoded by the coding sequence ATGGAATCTTCTGCCGCGATAAAAAACTTTTTAAATGTGTCTAATTTTGCCAGAACTTTTGGTGCTTTTGCCTTAATTATAAGCGCTTCCTATGCTTCGGCTGAAAATCGTTTGGTGGATATTAAGTACCACTCAGTTGTGGATCATCAGCTAGAATTACAATTAATTTTTGAAAATGAAGTTACGTCTCCGGAAATTGATCTTAATGCTTCACCGGCTCAAATCATTCTAGGTTTTAGCGAGAGTGTTTCAGGATTAGAAAAAGACAGTCTTCCTGTGAATACTGTTGGCGTCGAAAATATAAATGTGACTCAGGTCGATGGCATGATGCGAGTTATGGTCGCATTAAATAAAGTCAAAGCCTATAAAGGAAAGCTGGTTGGTAATACTTATAACCTGACTATTAATGACGAAGTGGCAGAGCGAGGCGAGACTGCTGCAAATCCATTTATTAATGGCATTAAAAATATTGATTTTCGTCGGACATCGGAAGGTGGTGGAGAATTACTGGTTCAGCTGAACAACAGAACGGTTGCTGCCAATGTACAGCAGGTGGGCTCTAAATTAGAGTTGCAACTGTACAATACTGATATCTCTTCAGATTTTTTATATGTTATGGACGTTCAGGACTTCGCTACACCGGTTCGCAGTTTTGAAACCTTTAAAGAAGAGATGACCACTCGAGTCGTGATCGATATATCTGGCCAATATGAATTTAATTATAAGCAGGAAGGAAGTCTATTTCGGCTTAGTATAAAAAAATCCGAGAAGTTAAAAGTTGCAAAAGAAGAAAAAAAATATGACGGTCGCTCTCTTTCTTTGAATTTTCAGAGCATCTCAGTGAGAACTGTTTTGCAAATTATTGCCGATTATAACAACTTTAATCTAGTCACTAGCGATACCGTTGAAGGGGATATAACCTTACGCTTAGATGATGTACCTTGGGATCAAGCGCTGGATCTGATTCTACAGACTAAAGGCCTAGATAAGCGCATCGAAGGTAATATATTGATGATCGCCCCTAGCGAAGAGTTAGCCATTCGGGAGAGCCAGCAGCTAAAGAATCAGCTGGAAGTAAAAGAGTTAGCGCCATTATATTCTGAATACCTACAGATAAATTATGCTAAAGCCTCTGATATCGCTGAATTGTTGAAGAGTGAAGATTCGAGCCTGCTGACTTCTCGGGGAAGTGCAGCCGTCGATGAGCGTACCAATACTCTGTTAGTCAGAGATACCGAAGAGACGTTAGAGAATGTACACCGGCTAATCGAGGTGCTGGATATTCCCATTCGTCAGGTCCTTATCGAGGCTCGAATGGTGACTGTGAAAGATGATGTTTCCGAAGACTTTGGTATCCAATGGGGGATAACTGATCAGCAAGGTGATAAAGGGACTTCAGGTAGCTTAAAGGGGGCGGAGGATATAGCTAACGGACTTATCCCCGCCTTAGCTGATAGGTTAAATGTAGCCTTACCTGCACCTGCTGGAGCTGCCAGTATTGCATTTCATGTGGCTAAGCTTGCTGATGGTACAATACTCGATATGGAGCTAAGTGCTTTAGAGCAAGAGAATAAAGGTGAGATCATCGCCAGTCCGCGAATTATGACCTCGAACCAGAAGGCGGCATACATAGAGCAAGGTGTTCAGATCCCATATGTGGAGTCGAGCTCGAGCGGTGCGTCTACGGTTAGCTTTAAGAAGGCAGTTTTGTCACTGCGGGTGACACCGCAAATCACTCCGGATAATCGGGTGATATTGGATTTAGAGATCACTCAAGATTCTCAAGGTAAGGTGGTTGCTACGCCTCTGGGTGAAGCCGTTTCTATCGATACGCAGCGAATCGGTACTCAGGTGCTCGTGGACCATGGAGAAACCATAGTCTTAGGTGGGATTTATCAACAAAATTTGATCAGCCGTGTGAGTAAAGTACCTATATTGGGCGATATCCCCTTCGTAGGTTTTCTTTTCAGGAGCACTTCAGACAAGAATGAAAGACAAGAGCTCTTAATTTTTGTTACACCCAAAATTATTTCTGAAGAGCTCTAA
- a CDS encoding type 4a pilus biogenesis protein PilO has translation MNLDLEQFNDIDFENVGGWPPLVKIVFAALLAVCIFVASYFLFVSDAIDVLNREQRAEVTLKTDFKSKYQLAANLKLYREQLAVMEVQFAELLKMLPSQNEMPGLVDDLTFVATDSGLKIDSLDWREEIQRDFYIEFPIGMSVSGEYHELGQLVSEVAKLPRIVSLHDFVIKKTESGALGMEILAKTYRFKEGAQLPPETAKVGGK, from the coding sequence ATGAACCTCGATTTGGAGCAGTTTAATGATATAGATTTTGAAAATGTGGGCGGATGGCCACCACTGGTTAAAATAGTATTTGCGGCTTTATTAGCAGTCTGTATTTTTGTGGCAAGTTACTTTCTATTTGTTTCTGACGCAATAGATGTACTCAATAGAGAGCAAAGGGCTGAAGTTACACTCAAAACTGACTTTAAATCAAAGTATCAGTTGGCTGCAAATTTAAAGCTATATCGTGAACAACTTGCCGTAATGGAAGTGCAATTTGCTGAATTACTTAAGATGCTACCCTCTCAAAATGAGATGCCTGGCTTAGTCGATGATCTCACTTTTGTCGCCACTGATTCAGGTTTGAAGATTGATAGTTTGGATTGGCGTGAGGAGATCCAACGAGATTTTTATATTGAATTTCCTATCGGCATGTCGGTTAGTGGTGAGTATCACGAGTTAGGGCAATTGGTGAGTGAAGTCGCTAAATTGCCACGCATTGTGAGTTTGCATGATTTCGTCATTAAGAAAACCGAAAGTGGCGCCTTAGGCATGGAGATATTAGCCAAAACATATCGCTTTAAAGAGGGGGCTCAATTGCCTCCGGAAACGGCAAAAGTAGGAGGAAAATGA
- a CDS encoding Dam family site-specific DNA-(adenine-N6)-methyltransferase produces MIKKQRAFLKWAGGKFKLIEALSKHLPEGDRLVEPFVGAGSVFLNTNYSSYLLCDINQDLINLYKLVQTDPERYITAAKAMFVPEMNDKEAYYKVRTEFNLTSDPFIRSVYFLYMNRHGFNGLCRYNRKGGFNVPFGSYKKPYFPEKELRAFSESAKNAEFRCIGYEQAFELTKQGDVVYCDPPYAPLSTTASFTTYVGAGFSLDDQALLARKSRHTAIERGIPVLISNHDTPLTRELYHGASLDTIKVQRNISQKGSGRKKVDELMALYDDRYHSEND; encoded by the coding sequence ATGATTAAAAAACAAAGAGCCTTTCTTAAATGGGCTGGCGGAAAATTTAAACTGATTGAAGCACTCTCAAAGCATCTTCCCGAAGGTGATCGCTTAGTGGAGCCCTTTGTTGGAGCAGGATCTGTATTTCTTAATACAAACTATTCCAGCTATCTCCTATGTGATATAAACCAAGATCTGATCAATCTCTATAAGTTGGTTCAGACCGATCCTGAACGCTATATTACCGCCGCTAAAGCCATGTTTGTGCCTGAGATGAATGATAAAGAGGCATATTACAAGGTTAGAACCGAATTTAACCTCACTAGCGATCCTTTTATACGCTCAGTTTACTTCCTCTATATGAATCGTCACGGATTTAATGGCTTGTGTCGTTATAATCGTAAAGGCGGTTTTAATGTGCCGTTCGGCTCTTATAAGAAGCCTTATTTTCCTGAAAAAGAGCTACGTGCTTTTTCTGAAAGTGCGAAAAATGCAGAGTTTAGGTGTATTGGCTACGAGCAGGCTTTTGAGTTAACCAAGCAAGGTGATGTGGTTTATTGTGACCCTCCTTATGCCCCTCTATCGACAACTGCAAGCTTCACCACTTATGTAGGTGCCGGTTTTAGCTTAGATGATCAAGCATTACTTGCTAGAAAATCGCGTCATACGGCTATTGAGCGTGGTATTCCGGTACTGATCAGCAATCATGATACGCCTCTCACCAGAGAGCTATATCACGGTGCGAGTTTGGATACGATTAAGGTGCAGAGAAACATCAGCCAAAAAGGCAGTGGACGCAAGAAAGTTGATGAGCTTATGGCCTTGTATGATGATCGCTACCACAGTGAAAATGACTAG
- a CDS encoding pilus assembly protein PilM has translation MLSKLWKRQAPQMVGIDVGSHEIKAILLSKTTDGYKIVSHAAVPVKKGAVNDHEIRDNDAIIESLRLVKRSLPKGTKFASVAVSGSAVMTKVIYMDALLSEEEMEAQIEIEADNLIPYSLDEVSIDFETLSTNSTDPTKVDVLLSACRTENIDARVDALDGINLETKVVDIEGYALGRSFEIVAAQLPGEAENKVVALVDIGANITTFAVVENGETSFIREQAFGGELFTQSILSFYGMSHEQAEKAKLEGDLPRNYMFEVLSPFQTQLLQQIKRTLQIYCTSSGKDKVDHIILCGGTSKLEGMANLLTNELGVHTIIADPFQGCLHADDDVKELLHPNISKYMVACGLALRSYSQWRT, from the coding sequence ATGCTTTCGAAATTATGGAAGCGTCAGGCTCCGCAGATGGTTGGGATCGATGTAGGTTCTCACGAGATAAAGGCAATACTGCTGAGTAAGACGACTGACGGTTATAAAATTGTAAGTCATGCTGCAGTACCCGTAAAAAAGGGTGCCGTTAATGATCATGAAATCAGAGATAATGATGCAATTATTGAATCATTAAGGCTGGTGAAGCGTAGTCTTCCTAAAGGGACTAAGTTTGCTTCTGTTGCCGTTTCTGGTTCCGCAGTCATGACTAAAGTTATCTACATGGATGCGTTGCTTAGTGAAGAAGAGATGGAAGCTCAGATTGAAATTGAAGCTGACAACTTGATCCCCTATTCTTTAGATGAAGTCAGTATTGATTTTGAAACCTTAAGTACCAATAGCACCGACCCGACAAAGGTTGATGTATTGCTTAGTGCATGTCGTACAGAAAATATTGATGCACGAGTCGATGCGCTAGATGGCATTAACTTAGAGACTAAAGTTGTTGATATTGAAGGGTATGCCTTAGGTCGATCTTTTGAAATTGTCGCGGCGCAATTGCCGGGAGAAGCTGAAAATAAGGTTGTGGCTTTAGTCGATATCGGAGCCAATATCACCACGTTTGCCGTCGTTGAAAATGGTGAAACTAGCTTTATTCGAGAGCAGGCCTTTGGTGGAGAACTGTTTACTCAATCTATACTATCATTTTATGGCATGTCTCATGAACAAGCTGAAAAGGCTAAGTTGGAAGGTGACCTCCCACGTAATTATATGTTTGAGGTGCTATCTCCTTTTCAAACTCAGCTTCTACAGCAAATTAAGAGAACGCTGCAAATTTACTGTACTTCTAGCGGCAAAGATAAAGTCGATCATATAATTTTATGTGGTGGAACATCGAAATTGGAAGGTATGGCTAATTTGCTGACAAATGAATTAGGTGTTCATACCATAATAGCCGATCCATTTCAGGGGTGTTTACATGCCGATGATGACGTGAAAGAGCTGTTACATCCTAATATCAGTAAATATATGGTGGCTTGTGGCTTAGCGCTGAGGAGTTATTCTCAATGGCGAACATAA
- the aroK gene encoding shikimate kinase AroK — MAEKRNIFLVGPMGAGKSTIGRHLAQMLHLDFHDSDHEIEKRTGADIAWVFDVEGEEGFRVRETQVVADLTEKQGIVLATGGGSIQSKEIRNNLSARGIVVYLETTIDKQVARTQRDKRRPLLQVDDPREVLENLAASRNPLYEEIADVIVKTDEQSAKVVANQIIEQLGF, encoded by the coding sequence ATGGCTGAGAAACGTAATATTTTTCTAGTAGGCCCTATGGGGGCTGGTAAAAGCACAATAGGCCGTCATCTAGCACAGATGCTGCACTTAGATTTCCACGATTCAGATCATGAAATTGAAAAGCGCACTGGTGCTGATATCGCGTGGGTTTTTGATGTAGAAGGCGAAGAAGGCTTTCGAGTTCGTGAAACTCAAGTTGTCGCAGACTTAACCGAGAAACAAGGTATTGTTTTAGCGACGGGTGGCGGTTCAATTCAAAGTAAAGAGATACGCAATAACCTCTCTGCCCGAGGTATTGTTGTCTATTTAGAAACCACAATAGATAAGCAAGTAGCTCGTACGCAGCGAGATAAGCGTCGTCCACTATTGCAGGTAGATGACCCAAGAGAAGTCCTGGAAAATCTTGCTGCTAGTCGTAATCCTTTGTACGAAGAGATTGCCGACGTCATAGTAAAAACTGATGAGCAAAGTGCAAAAGTTGTTGCGAATCAGATTATTGAACAGTTAGGTTTTTAG
- a CDS encoding ATP-binding protein, which yields MTYYDSILLPSQETLVQRLQHVSLYSQQLIAVTGGNGSGKTTLITSLLTELEEYSSALVTCPKHCSSSEIRRKILVQLFSEPVFDDEVALPETVLRLSKAMPQSSFIVLDDAHYLPMELIAECIILSQLTIPGKTISLTLTCSQAFFNELEMGLSEDLQESLLSISIDPLSNKEKEALYYTLLSRSDEDPFTPREIVKTQLEKQLGTPQEVVNLLELSLNGQVEIVTERKWTRAIVTGVLALFIVLLSWSLFKPVQSVPHPTVDETVTQPEPRVSLLSLYGERVLLGYFMQRQPVTQNHQAVEVTKKVKGRADSNADIAIEEDPKAIVEKPLSQIGADVEDVIGSEDVVKTFEGLEAFDSAEAQSIEVAEVSTPALTGFTLQLASVRKRNSLLNILNEIENEPDVHIARHNKRWVVLLGTFSSLSSARQKASLLTHKYHLKSPWTRQWKDLAEYELQEGFTIDDIRQ from the coding sequence GTGACTTATTACGATTCAATTTTATTACCTAGCCAAGAAACTTTAGTACAGCGACTACAGCATGTCAGCCTTTATAGCCAACAGCTTATCGCCGTTACTGGAGGAAATGGTTCGGGTAAAACAACTCTAATTACTTCACTTCTTACTGAGCTCGAAGAATACAGCTCTGCACTAGTCACATGTCCTAAACACTGCTCAAGCAGCGAAATTCGCAGAAAAATTTTAGTTCAGTTGTTCTCCGAACCGGTTTTTGATGATGAAGTTGCGTTACCGGAAACGGTTCTTAGACTATCAAAAGCAATGCCTCAATCGTCTTTTATTGTTTTAGATGATGCGCATTATCTGCCAATGGAGCTGATCGCCGAATGTATCATATTGAGTCAACTGACTATTCCTGGAAAGACTATTTCCTTAACTCTAACTTGTAGTCAGGCATTTTTTAATGAGTTAGAGATGGGGTTATCTGAAGATCTGCAAGAATCACTTTTATCAATTAGTATCGATCCTTTATCAAATAAGGAAAAAGAGGCTCTCTACTACACCTTACTGAGTCGAAGTGATGAAGACCCATTTACTCCACGTGAGATAGTAAAAACACAGTTAGAAAAGCAGCTTGGTACTCCCCAAGAGGTGGTTAACTTGCTTGAGTTATCACTCAATGGCCAAGTTGAAATTGTTACTGAGCGAAAATGGACCAGAGCAATAGTCACAGGAGTTCTAGCGTTATTTATTGTTTTGCTGAGTTGGAGTCTTTTTAAACCGGTGCAGAGTGTGCCTCATCCCACTGTAGATGAAACGGTGACTCAGCCAGAGCCTAGGGTGTCATTATTATCATTATATGGTGAGCGCGTGCTGTTAGGCTATTTCATGCAACGTCAACCAGTGACCCAGAACCACCAAGCGGTAGAAGTGACTAAGAAGGTTAAAGGGCGTGCTGACTCAAATGCCGATATAGCCATTGAGGAAGATCCCAAAGCAATAGTTGAGAAGCCATTATCACAAATTGGCGCTGATGTTGAGGACGTAATAGGATCTGAAGATGTGGTTAAAACATTTGAAGGCCTTGAAGCCTTTGATTCGGCAGAGGCTCAGTCTATTGAGGTGGCCGAAGTCAGTACACCAGCGTTAACGGGGTTTACCTTGCAGTTAGCGAGCGTTCGGAAACGCAACTCGTTACTGAACATATTGAATGAGATCGAGAATGAGCCAGACGTTCATATTGCGCGCCATAATAAGCGCTGGGTTGTATTGCTCGGAACTTTCTCATCACTAAGCTCGGCTCGTCAAAAAGCGAGTTTATTGACTCATAAATACCACTTGAAATCACCTTGGACCCGCCAATGGAAAGATTTAGCCGAATATGAGCTGCAAGAAGGCTTCACCATTGATGATATTCGTCAATAA
- a CDS encoding DUF2970 domain-containing protein, which produces MLIKFWQLFSSTFAAFLGVQSEQNRQRDFQTSSPLPFIIMGIILAIVFVISLLFIVQQVLS; this is translated from the coding sequence ATGTTAATTAAATTCTGGCAACTATTCTCAAGTACTTTTGCTGCATTTTTAGGGGTGCAAAGCGAGCAGAATAGACAAAGAGACTTTCAAACTAGCTCTCCTTTGCCTTTCATCATAATGGGAATAATCTTAGCGATTGTGTTTGTTATTTCTCTGCTTTTTATTGTTCAACAAGTACTTAGCTAA
- a CDS encoding PilN domain-containing protein has protein sequence MANINLLPWREEAREKQKKDYIGLLALVFLVSSLVVYLSLGFVEMMTDNQKSRNAYLQSEISLLEKQISEIKEIKTRKSDIERRTEIILNLQQSRNLPTHVLDELVRVVPPGIYLSSIEKKGSLLWIEGRSESNNNVANMMRKVKTSLWLQDPNMQSIVSQSEELRQLQRFSLKVTIKEVEIETVQGASK, from the coding sequence ATGGCGAACATAAATTTATTACCTTGGCGCGAAGAAGCCAGAGAGAAACAAAAGAAAGATTACATAGGTTTACTAGCGTTAGTTTTTTTAGTGTCATCCTTGGTGGTTTATCTTTCGTTGGGGTTCGTCGAGATGATGACGGACAACCAAAAGTCTAGAAATGCATATCTGCAATCGGAAATTAGTCTGCTTGAAAAACAGATTTCTGAGATAAAAGAGATAAAGACCAGAAAAAGTGATATTGAACGACGCACTGAAATTATACTGAATCTTCAGCAGTCTAGGAACTTGCCCACTCATGTATTGGATGAGCTTGTGAGAGTTGTTCCACCAGGGATATACCTTTCAAGTATCGAAAAGAAAGGTAGCTTATTGTGGATCGAGGGGCGTAGTGAGTCCAATAATAATGTCGCCAATATGATGAGGAAAGTGAAGACATCATTGTGGCTACAAGATCCCAATATGCAGTCTATTGTCTCGCAAAGTGAAGAACTCAGACAGTTACAGCGATTTAGCTTAAAAGTGACAATAAAAGAAGTTGAAATTGAAACGGTCCAAGGAGCGAGTAAATGA